A region from the Spea bombifrons isolate aSpeBom1 chromosome 7, aSpeBom1.2.pri, whole genome shotgun sequence genome encodes:
- the PUS3 gene encoding tRNA pseudouridine(38/39) synthase, which yields MSQEEELILLRQKVLELEDEVLRLRETSVGGKGSQSGEEKPRGKRKQRPQRPFDFAAHPKQHVALRLAYLGWGYHGFASQENTRNTVEEVVFDALMKTRLVEKRQTSNYHRCGRTDRGVSALGQVISLDLRSNAPGTPEIRYVHILNRVLPPDIRVLSWAPVPPSFSARFSCRSRTYRYLFPRAQLDVEAMDRAAHLLEGTHDFRNLCKMDVANGVLNFTRTVIRATVGAVPELLQDEGPFQLCQLEITGLAFLYHQVRCIMGVLFLVGQGKEKPEVITELLDVERHPCKPQYNMAVEFPLVLYDCQFEDVLWVTERDTQSANISHLQRLWTEEAVKTQILRMALRSLDGALITGEAGDSAVPWSLCEPGISHQSSGLVEGVSARMYTPLMKRRVCQGLEERVQHYVKRGRIVMPPEGGEGARSRGEKTPEWRKEDTKSNGDRLRAGDDDDDVDTVETRESSADILENISKKVRLSPVNDV from the exons ATGTCCCAAGAGGAGGAATTGATCCTTTTGCGGCAGAAAGTTCTAGAGTTAGAGGATGAAGTTCTGCGCCTGAGGGAGACGTCTGTCGGAGGAAAAGGCAGTCAgtcaggggaggaaaagcctCGAGGAAAGCGAAAGCAGCGGCCTCAGCGGCCATTTGACTttgcagcccaccccaagcagcACGTGGCTCTGCGCCTGGCGTATCTCGGCTGGGGGTACCACGGCTTTGCCAGCCAGGAGAACACGAGGAACACGGTGGAGGAGGTAGTGTTCGATGCCCTGATGAAGACTCGGCTTGTGGAAAAGAGGCAGACATCAAACTACCACCGCTGTGGCAGGACAGACCGGGGCGTCAGTGCGCTGGGGCAG GTCATCTCTCTCGATCTGCGTTCCAATGCGCCCGGCACACCTGAGATCCGTTACGTCCATATCCTGAATCGCGTGCTTCCCCCTGATATTAGAGTGCTTAGCTGGGCGCCGGTGCCCCCCTCGTTCAGCGCTCGCTTCAGCTGCCGTTCCCGCACATACCGCTATTTATTTCCGCGAGCGCAGCTTGACGTGGAGGCCATGGACCGAGCTGCGCATCTTTTGGAGGGAACTCATGACTTCCGCAACCTGTGCAAGATGGACGTGGCCAACGGGGTTCTCAACTTTACGCGTACCGTGATAAGGGCCACAGTGGGTGCCGTTCCGGAGCTTTTGCAGGATGAAGGGCCATTTCAGCTGTGCCAGCTGGAGATCACAGGCCTAGCCTTTCTCTACCACCAAGTCCGGTGCATCATGGGAGTCCTGTTTCTGGTCGGCCAAGGAAAAGAGAAGCCCGAAGTGATCACGGAACTTCTGGATGTGGAGAGACATCCCTGCAAACCGCAGTAcaa TATGGCGGTAGAGTTCCCGCTGGTGCTCTACGACTGTCAGTTCGAGGATGTTCTGTGGGTAACGGAGAGGGACACGCAGAGCGCCAACATTTCACACCTACAGCGACTCTGGACCGAGGAGGCTGTGAAGACTCAGATCCTTCGGATGGCGCTGCGCAGTCTGGACGGTGCCCTGATCACGGGGGAAGCAG GTGACAGCGCGGTCCCATGGAGTCTGTGTGAGCCGGGGATTTCCCATCAGAGCAGTGGACTGGTGGAGGGTGTGAGTGCGCGCATGTACACTCCATTAATGAAGAGACGCGTCTGTCAGGGTCTCGAAGAGAGGGTGCAGCATTACGTTAAGCGTGGAAGAATTGTAATGCCGCCCGAGGGGGGAGAAGGTGCGAGATCTCGGGGAGAGAAAACCCCCGAATGGAGGAAAGAGGACACTAAGAGCAATGGCGACAGACTGAGAGCtggagatgatgatgatgatgtggaCACGGTGGAGACCCGGGAGTCCTCTGCCGACATCTTAGAAAACATCTCCAAAAAAGTCCGTCTCAGTCCTGTGAATGACGTGTAA
- the RPUSD4 gene encoding pseudouridylate synthase RPUSD4, mitochondrial isoform X1: MAASASTPLRALHQDGGDGVLGCLPSMEMASAAGRTARVARRLAEEIRAEKKVREAQKPSATGGTLRELRAQVVRDDPELILINKPYGLPVHGGPSTRQSVASLLPALTEMLFGRGSEPLKLCHRLDRDTTGTLILARSTEAAERVQRALRERTAQKVYCFPRRALCLGVPSPLEGIIDIPIVERETEGPQRHYKMSLSPRFQVSEDGVLKKGRVCRSAREAVTCYRTAGESAGASLLELRPVTGVKHQLRVHLAFGMNCPILGDHKYSHWGRLAPQKPPKTVLQALGLSAAGARSLLLHLHAAQISLPAARGDTPIVLRCLPPKFFMSTLRRLQIPPPTAAEH, from the exons ATGGCGGCGTCGGCTTCTACTCCACTGCGTGCCCTACATCAAGATGGCGGCGACGGCGTCCTCGGTTGTTTGCCCTCCATGGAGATGGCGTCGGCTGCAGGACGAACCGCACGTGTGGCTCGGAGGCTGGCGGAAGAAATCCGCGCGGAGAAGAAAGTACGAGAAGCGCAGAAG CCTTCGGCGACCGGTGGGACCCTGCGGGAGTTACGGGCTCAGGTGGTCCGAGACGACCCGGAACTCATCCTGATCAATAAACCCTATGGACTCCCTGTACATG GGGGGCCCTCCACTCGGCAGAGCGTGGCCTCGTTGCTCCCGGCCCTCACCGAGATGCTGTTTGGAAGGGGCTCCGAGCCCCTCAAGCTTTGCCATCGTCTGGACAGAGACACCACGGGGACGTTGATCCTCGCACGGAGCACAGAGGCTGCGGAGCGAGTGCAAAGAGCGCTGAGGGAGCGCACGGCCCAGAAGGTGTATTG CTTTCCCCGCAGGGCTCTTTGTCTTGGGGTCCCCAGCCCGTTGGAGGGGATCATAGACATTCCTATAGTGGAGCGAGAGACGGAGGGTCCTCAGAGACACTACAAG atGTCTCTGTCTCCGCGCTTCCAAGTCTCAGAAGACGGTGTTCTGAAGAAAGGCCGAGTTTGCCGTTCGGCGCGAGAGGCCGTGACTTGTTACCGTACCGCGGGGGAGTCGGCAGGAGCCTCCCTGCTGGAGCTCCGTCCTGTCACAG GGGTGAAACACCAGCTGCGGGTTCACCTTGCGTTCGGTATGAACTGTCCGATCCTGGGAGACCATAAATACTCCCACTGGGGCCGACTTGCCCCGCAG AAGCCCCCCAAGACGGTTCTCCAGGCTCTCGGCCTGTCTGCCGCTGGCGCGCGCTCTCTTCTGCTGCACCTCCATGCTGCGCAGATCAGCCTCCCGGCGGCGCGGGGAGATACCCCCATCGTGTTACGGTGTTTGCCCCCGAAGTTCTTCATGAGCACTTTGCGCAGACtgcagatccccccccccacagctgCAGAGCATTGA
- the RPUSD4 gene encoding pseudouridylate synthase RPUSD4, mitochondrial isoform X2 produces MAASASTPLRALHQDGGDGVLGCLPSMEMASAAGRTARVARRLAEEIRAEKKVREAQKPSATGGTLRELRAQVVRDDPELILINKPYGLPVHGGPSTRQSVASLLPALTEMLFGRGSEPLKLCHRLDRDTTGTLILARSTEAAERVQRALRERTAQKVYWALCLGVPSPLEGIIDIPIVERETEGPQRHYKMSLSPRFQVSEDGVLKKGRVCRSAREAVTCYRTAGESAGASLLELRPVTGVKHQLRVHLAFGMNCPILGDHKYSHWGRLAPQKPPKTVLQALGLSAAGARSLLLHLHAAQISLPAARGDTPIVLRCLPPKFFMSTLRRLQIPPPTAAEH; encoded by the exons ATGGCGGCGTCGGCTTCTACTCCACTGCGTGCCCTACATCAAGATGGCGGCGACGGCGTCCTCGGTTGTTTGCCCTCCATGGAGATGGCGTCGGCTGCAGGACGAACCGCACGTGTGGCTCGGAGGCTGGCGGAAGAAATCCGCGCGGAGAAGAAAGTACGAGAAGCGCAGAAG CCTTCGGCGACCGGTGGGACCCTGCGGGAGTTACGGGCTCAGGTGGTCCGAGACGACCCGGAACTCATCCTGATCAATAAACCCTATGGACTCCCTGTACATG GGGGGCCCTCCACTCGGCAGAGCGTGGCCTCGTTGCTCCCGGCCCTCACCGAGATGCTGTTTGGAAGGGGCTCCGAGCCCCTCAAGCTTTGCCATCGTCTGGACAGAGACACCACGGGGACGTTGATCCTCGCACGGAGCACAGAGGCTGCGGAGCGAGTGCAAAGAGCGCTGAGGGAGCGCACGGCCCAGAAGGTGTATTG GGCTCTTTGTCTTGGGGTCCCCAGCCCGTTGGAGGGGATCATAGACATTCCTATAGTGGAGCGAGAGACGGAGGGTCCTCAGAGACACTACAAG atGTCTCTGTCTCCGCGCTTCCAAGTCTCAGAAGACGGTGTTCTGAAGAAAGGCCGAGTTTGCCGTTCGGCGCGAGAGGCCGTGACTTGTTACCGTACCGCGGGGGAGTCGGCAGGAGCCTCCCTGCTGGAGCTCCGTCCTGTCACAG GGGTGAAACACCAGCTGCGGGTTCACCTTGCGTTCGGTATGAACTGTCCGATCCTGGGAGACCATAAATACTCCCACTGGGGCCGACTTGCCCCGCAG AAGCCCCCCAAGACGGTTCTCCAGGCTCTCGGCCTGTCTGCCGCTGGCGCGCGCTCTCTTCTGCTGCACCTCCATGCTGCGCAGATCAGCCTCCCGGCGGCGCGGGGAGATACCCCCATCGTGTTACGGTGTTTGCCCCCGAAGTTCTTCATGAGCACTTTGCGCAGACtgcagatccccccccccacagctgCAGAGCATTGA
- the SLC5A2 gene encoding sodium/glucose cotransporter 2, which yields MESTRAPETSSFIPGGAAAPISNPADIGVIVGYFVIVIAVGFWSMRRANRGTVGGYFLAGRSMSWGPVGASLFASNIGSGHFVGLAGTGAASGLAVAGFEWNALFVVLLLGWLFVPVYLTAEVVTMPEYLKKRFGGQRIQLYLTLLSLAMYIFTKISVDMFSGAVFIQVALGWNIYVAVIALLVITTIYTVTGGLAALMYTDTVQTFVIIGGACVLAGYAFQAVGGYNSLMDRYMSATPALLGNVSVACASPRHDALHLLRDARTGDLPWPALIIGLTIVSTWYWCSDQVIVQRCLAARSLTHVKLGCVLCGYLKILPMFLMVMPGMISRVLYTEEVACVESSVCQAVCGADVGCSNIAYPKLVVKLMPKGLRGLMLAVMLAALMSSLASIFNSSSTLFTMDVWRRLRPQAPEKELLMVGRVWTVCLVAFSIAWIPVVQAAQGGQLFDYIQSVASFLAPPIAAVFFLALFVKRVNEPGAFWGLVGGLMLGLCRMVPEFAFGAGSCSAPGSCPAIICGVHYLYFAIILFLCSAAIVLGVSYCTPPIPERQLHGLVFSLRHSKEPREETAGPGVHEKGPRSLPDIQEDPTSARLVNLNALLMMSCAIFLWAYYA from the exons ATGGAGAGTACCAGGGCCCCGGAGACTTCCTCCTTCATACCCGGAGGCGCCGCGGCCCCCATCAGTAACCCGGCTGATATTGGGGTGATCGTCGGATACTTTGTCATCGTCATCGCGGTGGGATTTTGG TCCATGCGCCGGGCCAATCGGGGGACAGTTGGCGGCTACTTTCTGGCAGGAAGAAGTATGTCTTGGGGTCCA GTGGGCGCCTCTCTCTTTGCCAGTAACATTGGGAGCGGCCACTTTGTGGGACTAGCAGGCACTGGGGCAGCAAGCGGCCTGGCCGTGGCAGGATTCGAGTGGAAC GCTTTATTTGTGGTCTTGCTCCTAGGATGGCTTTTTGTCCCCGTTTATCTGACGGCAGAG gTGGTCACAATGCCGGAGTATCTAAAGAAACGCTTTGGTGGGCAGAGAATTCAGCTGTATCTCACTTTGCTGTCTCTGGCCATGTACATATTCACTAAGATCTCC GTCGATATGTTTTCTGGCGCAGTGTTTATACAAGTCGCTCTTGGCTGGAATATTTACGTGGCCGTCATCGCCTTGCTCGTTATAACCACAATATACACAGTGACAG GAGGTCTCGCTGCTCTGATGTACACAGATACCGTCCAGACATTTGTAATCATTGGAGGAGCCTGTGTGCTGGCGGGATACG CTTTCCAGGCTGTTGGAGGGTATAATAGCCTCATGGATCGGTACATGTCTGCGACACCGGCGCTTCTGGGTAATGTGTCAGTTGCGTGTGCCTCACCACGCCATGATGCGCTACACCTGTTACGAGATGCTCGCACAGGAGACCTACCGTGGCCGGCCCTGATCATAGGATTGACTATTGTGTCCACTTGGTACTGGTGCAGCGACCAG GTCATTGTGCAGCGCTGTCTGGCTGCTCGCTCCCTCACTCACGTTAAGTTGGGTTGTGTTCTGTGCGGATACCTGAAGATCCTTCCCATGTTTCTTATGGTGATGCCGGGAATGATCAGCCGAGTCTTATACACAG AGGAAGTGGCCTGCGTGGAGTCCTCGGTCTGCCAGGCTGTGTGTGGCGCCGACGTTGGATGCTCAAACATTGCCTATCCAAAGCTGGTGGTGAAGCTCATGCCGAAGG GTCTCCGCGGTCTCATGCTGGCTGTAATGCTTGCGGCTCTCATGAGCAGTCTCGCCTCCATATTTAATAGCAGTAGCACTCTCTTCACGATGGACGTCTGGAGACGGCTGAGGCCTCAAGCTCCTGAGAAGGAACTATTAATGGTGGGAAG GGTGTGGACGGTCTGTCTCGTGGCGTTCAGCATTGCATGGATCCCCGTGGTTCAGGCAGCACAAGGAGGGCAGCTGTTCGATTACATTCAGTCGGTGGCGAGTTTCCTGGCGCCGCCGATCGCCGCGGTCTTCTTTCTGGCTCTGTTTGTGAAGAGAGTCAACGAGCCG GGAGCCTTCTGGGGCCTGGTCGGAGGGCTGATGCTGGGCCTGTGTCGCATGGTGCCGGAGTTTGCCTTCGGGGCCGGAAGCTGCTCTGCCCCCGGCTCCTGCCCAGCCATAATCTGTGGGGTGCATTACCTGTACTTCGCTATCATTCTCTTCCTCTGCTCTGCAGCCATTGTTTTGGGGGTGTCCTACTGCACCCCCCCGATCCCGGAGCGCCAG CTCCACGGTCTGGTGTTCAGCCTCCGGCACAGCAAAGAACCGAGGGAAGAGACGGCGGGGCCAG GTGTCCACGAGAAGGGCCCCCGATCTTTGCCGGACATCCAGGAGGACCCGACATCGGCGCGACTGGTGAACCTTAATGCCCTGCTGATGATGAGCTGCGCCATCTTCCTGTGGGCTTATTACGCATGA
- the STK36 gene encoding serine/threonine-protein kinase 36 → MEKYHVLHLIGEGSFGRVYKGRRKHSGEVVALKFIPKVGRSEKELRGLKREIQIMRDLRHPNIVRMLDSCETEREVVVVTEYAEGELFQILEDDGNLSEELVRDVSAQLVSALYYLHSHRILHRDMKPQNILLGKDGTVKLCDFGFARELSLDTLMVRSIKGTPLYMSPELVLERPYDHRSDLWALGCIVYELLVGTPPFYTHSIFQLVSIITQQAVRWPRGISPELKAFLQGLLTKDPTVRLSWPELLRHPFIRDKVTVVKDGTASSPFTSPLTDEQRKLRDKLCETAGQSSAHSRILSRARQQVAKRHQRNHSTLQTDSGKTRQGEKSNNVLAAAEQEVLLKQAEAETPPATSDHQISQDYEREFCHQKLDRQSIERVHLESEDSDDEWSLLLEATDPAQAQLSTPFLLLQDPSFRKRVQCRLQDCRPPVSLEDVSRLRPALRVICNLLTSTCDPALLCDLCMELRLPGFVLHLIGQTLSSEQRQCSWAVSFLSDLLSLLNAYYCFQRHPEASRNLETCAETFIGVLEDLLCFPQEGEGILQQQSLQCLVSLCESIDCGALPDAAGFYTNLHSEHGRILERLLEKSQRPNPDLPVSPKAGPDGDASSEECRFTDALAAVCDIPFSVDCRQIKEKISLHLSEKFISGTCLDRIVSHLPSSACALSCLKILYSCCHSNLDFCHHLVKNGAAWQAVLSVLESEVSLGDVQRIRCVELSLCLLSVLVLRLQSWPELSRMESLVQQLLTCEVPSLVACSVVLISSLQDCGEPVVLSRERLMSVIKISLALTPELVSPAPLGSGIHDWIFHFLNQQLNQDQSLFMEVSEESAFLWFHVCSLLGASSAKTQLEGETPRGTPCVAPDWNLLSVRGVISFLHLALVTSVRDPDNFLSLLANPDGLILAAVNHLLTPSFLGHVTHACCSSGWDVSQTVSDVVNLVTQLLCVPFSLETAEDTMHVILGSLRRHQTVSFLLQAASQLPPHLMELPVSLLCRLALVQNDFLEEFSSSAASSHDVAAWLGSALRSGPDSLTCDLLSLFSHLIRTSSTCLPLLQSIVGEWEKLLPQLLHTSGPELRAAGCTLAGNLARHEEHLAKSVLERLLDCLSDRDARVRRSAAFAVGNFAFHKDQAECYSLWVSLATSRILTLLRDPQAKTRAHAASALGNLGTVSIRESDAQLQVLKVPQLLLQSACTDQDESVRLASLIALRSLSGSPAVRQHLLSLDAGEKLLVFLKSSQRCGSASCAHHCDRLLRLLSGPSVC, encoded by the exons ATGGAGAAGTACCACGTTCTGCACCTGATCGGCGAAGGTTCCTTCGGGCGAGTTTACAAGGGCCGGAGGAAGCACAGCGGAGAG GTCGTGGCTTTGAAGTTTATCCCAAAAGTTGGCCGCTCAGAGAAGGAACTGAGAGGACTGAAGAGAGAAATTCAGATTATGAGGGATCTCAGACACCCCAACATTGTACGGATGTTAGACAGCTGCGAGACAGAGCGAGAG GTTGTTGTGGTCACTGAATACGCGGAAGGAGAGTTATTCCAGATCCTGGAAGATGATGGGAATTTGTCTGAAGAGCTG gtAAGAGATGTCTCTGCCCAACTGGTGTCTGCACTCTATTACCTGCACTCTCACCGAATCTTGCACAGGGACATGAAGCCTCAGAATATTTTGCTGGGTAAAGATGGAACCGTCAAACTTTGTGACTTTGG ATTTGCCCGTGAGCTAAGTCTGGACACCTTAATGGTGCGCTCTATTAAGGGCACCCCCCTGTATATGTCCCCGGAGCTGGTTCTCGAGCGGCCATACGATCACCGATCTGATCTCTGGGCCCTTGGCTGCATTGTGTATGAGTTGCTGGTTGGAACACCCCCATTCTACACACACAGCATCTTCCAGCTGGTCAGCATCATTACCCAGCAGGCCGTGCGCTGGCCACGGGGTATATCTCCTGAGCTGAAG GCCTTCTTGCAGGGCCTTCTCACAAAGGATCCCACCGTCCGGCTCTCGTGGCCTGAGCTTTTGAGGCATCCGTTCATCAGGGACAAGGTGACAG TAGTGAAAGACGGAACAGCCTCCAGTCCCTTCACGTCCCCTCTGACTGATGAGCAGCGGAAGCTGAGAGATAAATTGTGCGAGACTGCTGGCCAGAGCAGCGCGCACTCTCGAATCCTGAGCAGAGCCAGACAGCAAGTGGCAAAAAGACACCAGAGAAACCAT AGCACGCTCCAGACAGACAGCGGGAAGACACGGCAAGGAGAAAAATCG AACAACGTTTTGGCCGCGGCTGAGCAGGAGGTCCTATTAAAACAGGCCGAAGCTGAAACCCCCCCTGCAACCAG CGATCATCAGATCTCACAGGATTACGAACGAGAGTTCTGCCACCAGAAGCTAGACAGGCAAAGCATTGAGAGAGTTCACCTAGAGAGTGAG GACAGTGACGATGAGTGGTCTCTGTTGCTGGAGGCCACTGACCCAGCTCAGGCTCAGCTCAGCACTCCCTTCCTCCTACTCCAAGACCCCAGCTTCCGAAAAAGAGTACAGTGCCGGTTGCAGGACTGCCGCCCGCCG GTCTCTCTAGAAGACGTTTCCCGCCTGCGCCCTGCCCTGCGTGTCATCTGTAACCTTCTCACGTCGACGTGTGACCCCGCGCTGCTTTGTGATCTGTGTATGGAGCTCCGGTTACCTGGCTTTGTGCTGCATCTCATCGGCCAAACGCTAAGCAGTGAGCAGCGACAG TGCTCCTGGGCCGTCTCCTTCCTATCCGATCTTTTATCGCTGCTGAATGCTTACTACTGCTTCCAGAGACATCCCGAAGCTTCGAG GAATCTTGAGACGTGCGCCGAAACGTTTATTGGAGTTTTGGAAgatttgctttgttttcctcAAGAAGGAGAGGGAATCTTACAACAGCAGAGTCTGCAA TGTTTGGTGTCTCTTTGTGAGAGTATAGACTGTGGAGCACTCCCAGACGCTGCCGGGTTTTACACCAATCTTCATTCAGAGCACGGAAGGATTCTGGAGCGGCTTCTAGAGAAGTCCCAGCGTCCAAACCCCGATCTGCCAGTGAGTCCTAAAG CTGGGCCGGATGGAGACGCGTCTTCTGAAGAGTGCCGCTTCACTGATGCTCTGGCTGCTGTGTGCGACATCCCGTTCTCCGTAGACTGCAGGCAAATAAAGGAAAAG ATTTCTCTTCATCTGTCTGAGAAGTTTATCTCGGGGACTTGTCTCGACCGCATTGTCTCACATCTGCCGAGCTCTGCGTGCGCTCTTAGCTGTCTCAAG ATCTTGTATTCTTGCTGTCACAGTAACCTGGACTTCTGTCATCACCTTGTAAAAAACGGCGCTGCCTGGCAGGCTGTTCTGAGTGTTCTGGAATCGGAG GTCAGTCTTGGAGACGTTCAGAGGATTCGCTGTGTGGAGCTGTCTCTGTGTCTGCTGTCAGTGCTCGTTCTACGTCTTCAGTCTTGGCCGGAGCT GTCTCGGATGGAGTCCCTGGTCCAGCAGCTTCTCACGTGTGAAGTACCATCTCTGGTG GCCTGTTCTGTGGTCCTGATATCTTCTCTTCAAGACTGTGGGGAACCTGTCGTGCTGTCTCGCGAGAGACTGATGAGTGTCATAAAAATATCCCTGGCATTGACTCCTGAG CTGGTGTCTCCGGCTCCTCTGGGCTCAGGAATACACGACTGGATCTTCCATTTTCTAAACCAGCAGCTTAACCAG GACCAGTCGCTCTTTATGGAAGTCTCAGAAGAGAGCGCCTTTCTATGGTTCCATGTCTGCTCATTGTTGGGTGCGTCGAGTGCAAAGACTCAGCTGGAAGGAGAGACTCCTCGCGGGACCCCCTGTGTGGCTCCAGACTGGAACCTACTGTCTGTGCGCG GGGTGATAAGTTTCCTCCACCTGGCGCTCGTGACCTCTGTGCGGGACCCCGATAACTTCCTCAGCCTCCTGGCTAACCCGGATGGGCTGATCCTGGCGGCAGTTAACCATTTATTGACCCCCAGCTTCCTGGGTCATGTGACGCATGC GTGTTGCTCCTCTGGATGGGACGTTTCTCAGACTGTTTCCGACGTGGTAAATCTTGTGACCCAACTACTCTGCGTCCCCTTCTCTCTGGAGACGGCTGAGGACACCATGCATGTGATTCTGGGATCTCTCAGACGGCACCAGACTGTCTCGTTTCTGCTGCAG GCTGCATCTCAGCTCCCGCCGCACCTCATGGAGCTTCCCGTGTCTCTGTTGTGTCGTCTTGCGCTTGTTCAGAATGACTTCCTTGAAGAGTTTTCGTCGTCGGCAGCCTCCTCGCATGACGTGGCCGCATGGCTGGGAAGTGCCCTGCGCTCAGGGCCGGACAGTCTGACCTGTGACCTGCTGTCCCTTTTCAGCCACTTGATCCGAACGTCGTCCACATGTCTGCCTCTACTGCAAAGCATTGTGGGAGAGTGGGAGAAACTTCTGCCCCAGCTCCTGCACACTTCAGGGCCGGAACTGAGGGCTGCCGGGTGCACCCTTGCGGGGAACTTGGCTCGTCATGAGGAACATCTGGCAAAGTCTGTGTTGGAACGTTTGCTGGACTGTCTCTCGGACAGAGACGCCCGAGTAAGGAGATCGGCCGCATTTGCTGTAGGAAATTTTGCGTTTCACAAGGACCAAGCAGAATGTTACAGCCTCTGGGTGTCTCTTGCGACATCGAGGATCCTGACTCTCCTCAGGGATCCTCAAGCAAAGACCCGTGCCCATGCGGCCAGCGCTTTAGGGAATCTGGGCACGGTCTCCATTCGAGAAAGCGATGCTCAGCTTCAGGTGTTAAAGGTCCCGCAGCTGCTCCTTCAGTCGGCCTGTACAGACCAAGACGAGTCCGTCCGACTGGCTTCGCTCATTGCCCTCCGTAGTCTGAGCGGATCGCCGGCTGTACGGCAG CACCTTCTGTCTCTGGATGCTGGAGAGAAGCTGTTGGTGTTCCTGAAAAGTTCCCAAAGATGTGGCTCTGCTTCCTGCGCCCATCACTGCGACCGGCTCCTCCGTCTGCTGAGTGGCCCCTCCGTCTGCTGA